A single genomic interval of Noviherbaspirillum cavernae harbors:
- a CDS encoding branched-chain amino acid ABC transporter permease encodes MQSKLHHRFSPIASMILLALLIAFPHLATLTGQDFYIGFASRLMIFALAATSLNLVLGFGGMVSLGHAAYFGAGAYTVGILMQHGVASAWISWPAAIAVAALLAAAIGAISLRTRGVYFIMITLAFAQMVYYVFISLRAYGGDDGLNLPARSATGFDLASDTAFYYVVLALLSLSIAFVHRLVNSRFGRVVQGIRENETRMEAIGYPVFRFKLVCFVIGGALAGLAGALIANQNMLVSPNLIHWTQSGTLMVMVILGGVGYLSGGVIGAVVMLLLEEVLSSYTTHWQLALGVVLLAVVLLLPRGLASLFGRRTRSTSKQGRQA; translated from the coding sequence ATGCAAAGCAAGCTGCATCATCGCTTCTCTCCCATCGCCTCAATGATCCTGCTGGCGTTGCTGATCGCGTTTCCCCATCTCGCCACGCTGACCGGACAGGATTTTTACATCGGATTCGCCAGCCGCCTGATGATCTTCGCGCTGGCCGCGACCAGCCTGAATCTGGTGCTCGGCTTCGGCGGCATGGTCAGTCTGGGCCATGCCGCGTATTTCGGCGCGGGTGCCTATACGGTCGGCATCCTGATGCAGCATGGCGTCGCATCCGCATGGATAAGCTGGCCTGCCGCGATCGCCGTTGCCGCGCTGCTGGCGGCGGCGATTGGTGCGATCTCGCTGCGCACGCGCGGCGTGTACTTCATCATGATCACGCTCGCGTTTGCGCAGATGGTGTATTACGTCTTCATCTCGTTGCGTGCCTACGGCGGGGATGACGGACTGAACCTGCCGGCACGCTCCGCCACCGGTTTCGATCTGGCGTCCGATACGGCGTTCTACTACGTCGTGCTGGCCTTGCTGTCGCTGTCGATTGCATTCGTTCATCGCCTGGTCAATTCGCGCTTCGGCCGCGTGGTGCAGGGTATTCGCGAAAACGAAACCCGCATGGAAGCCATCGGCTATCCGGTATTTCGTTTCAAGCTGGTGTGCTTCGTCATCGGCGGTGCGCTGGCCGGGCTGGCGGGCGCATTGATCGCGAACCAGAACATGCTGGTCAGCCCCAACCTCATCCACTGGACACAATCGGGCACCCTGATGGTGATGGTGATCCTGGGCGGTGTCGGTTACTTGTCCGGCGGCGTGATCGGTGCGGTCGTCATGCTGTTGCTGGAGGAAGTGCTATCGAGCTATACGACGCACTGGCAACTCGCGCTGGGCGTGGTCCTGCTGGCGGTCGTGCTGCTGCTGCCGCGCGGCCTCGCGAGCCTGTTCGGTCGCCGCACCCGATCCACCAGCAAACAAGGGAGACAGGCATGA
- a CDS encoding ABC transporter substrate-binding protein has protein sequence MKLLRYSTLLLALSAACGVHAADKVKVGMVTTLSGAGAGLGVDIRDGFSLALKHLNNKFGNLPVEVISGDDQQNPDAAKQLVDKLVKKDKVDMMTGIVFSNVMLAVGPSIFNSKTYFISANAGPSQYAGEQCNPYFFNVAWQNDNLHEAVGKHVFEKGFKNVALVAPNYPAGKDALTGFKRYYKGKVADEIYTKLGQLDYGAELAQIRALKPDAVYIFLPGGMGINFIKQFVDAGLSKNAQLFGPGFSADEDIIKAVGAPMLGMFNASQWGHDMENPQNKRFVADFVKEYGRLPSLYASQGYDAAMLMDSAVRGVKDKIEDKDALGKALKAANFKSVRGDFKFNNNQYPIQNYYARVIGKDAQGRITNRTLGTVFTNHGDAYASACKMK, from the coding sequence GTGAAGCTATTGCGTTATTCCACGTTGTTACTCGCGCTATCCGCTGCATGCGGCGTGCATGCCGCCGACAAGGTCAAGGTCGGCATGGTGACGACACTGTCCGGCGCAGGTGCAGGCCTGGGCGTGGACATCCGCGACGGCTTCTCGCTCGCGCTCAAGCATCTCAACAACAAGTTCGGCAATCTGCCGGTGGAAGTCATCAGCGGCGATGATCAGCAGAATCCTGATGCCGCCAAGCAGCTCGTCGACAAGCTCGTGAAGAAAGACAAGGTCGACATGATGACCGGCATCGTGTTCTCGAACGTGATGCTGGCGGTCGGCCCGTCCATCTTCAATTCGAAGACCTACTTCATCAGCGCCAATGCCGGCCCCTCGCAATACGCGGGCGAGCAGTGCAATCCCTACTTCTTCAACGTTGCATGGCAAAACGACAACCTGCACGAAGCGGTCGGCAAGCACGTCTTTGAAAAGGGCTTCAAGAACGTCGCGCTGGTCGCGCCGAACTACCCGGCCGGCAAGGACGCGCTGACCGGCTTCAAGCGTTATTACAAGGGCAAGGTCGCCGACGAGATCTACACCAAGTTGGGACAGCTCGACTACGGCGCGGAGCTGGCGCAGATCCGCGCATTGAAGCCGGATGCGGTGTACATCTTCCTGCCGGGCGGCATGGGCATCAACTTCATCAAGCAGTTCGTCGATGCCGGACTGTCGAAGAATGCGCAGCTGTTCGGCCCCGGCTTCTCCGCCGATGAAGACATCATCAAGGCGGTCGGCGCGCCGATGCTCGGCATGTTCAACGCCTCGCAATGGGGCCACGACATGGAGAATCCACAGAACAAGCGCTTCGTCGCCGACTTCGTGAAGGAGTACGGCCGCCTGCCGTCGCTGTACGCGTCGCAGGGCTATGACGCCGCGATGCTGATGGATTCCGCCGTGCGCGGCGTGAAAGACAAGATCGAAGACAAGGATGCGCTGGGCAAGGCCTTGAAGGCAGCCAACTTCAAGTCGGTCCGCGGCGACTTCAAGTTCAACAACAACCAGTACCCGATCCAGAACTACTACGCCCGCGTGATCGGCAAGGATGCGCAAGGTCGCATCACCAACCGTACCCTCGGCACCGTGTTTACCAACCACGGCGATGCCTATGCATCTGCCTGCAAGATGAAGTAA
- a CDS encoding branched-chain amino acid ABC transporter permease codes for MDITLVTEHALNGLQFGLMLFLLAAGLTLVFGIMDLINLAHGSLYMAGAYFAATFTALTGSFWFGTLLAVAATAVLGVVLEISVMRRLYGRDHLSQVLATFALILIFNEGARMIWGAQPLSLNAPEQLSTPVELLPDFFYSSYRLFIIGAGIAVAILLYVIVVKTRIGMLVRAGASNREMAIAMGVNIKLVFTVLFAFGAALCALAGSLLGPILAVQVGMGESILILAFVVIVIGGIGSIRGALVGALLVGVVDTLSRTLLPLSLKMVMPADIASDLGPALASILIYVLMAAVLFFKPQGLFPARG; via the coding sequence ATGGATATCACGCTCGTCACCGAGCACGCACTGAACGGGCTGCAGTTCGGCTTGATGCTGTTCCTGCTGGCGGCCGGCCTGACGCTGGTGTTCGGCATCATGGACCTGATCAATCTCGCGCACGGTTCGCTGTACATGGCGGGAGCCTACTTTGCCGCCACCTTCACCGCACTGACCGGCTCGTTCTGGTTCGGCACGCTGCTGGCCGTCGCCGCCACCGCCGTGCTGGGCGTGGTGCTGGAGATCAGCGTGATGCGCCGCCTGTACGGGCGCGATCATCTGTCGCAGGTGCTGGCGACGTTCGCGCTGATCCTGATCTTCAATGAAGGGGCGCGCATGATCTGGGGTGCGCAACCGCTGTCGCTCAACGCGCCGGAACAATTGTCCACTCCGGTTGAACTGCTGCCCGACTTTTTCTATTCCTCGTATCGCCTGTTCATCATCGGCGCGGGCATCGCGGTGGCGATCCTGCTGTATGTGATCGTGGTGAAGACCCGCATCGGCATGCTGGTGCGGGCCGGCGCGTCCAACCGCGAGATGGCGATTGCGATGGGCGTCAACATCAAGCTGGTATTCACCGTGCTGTTCGCGTTCGGCGCGGCCCTGTGTGCGCTGGCGGGCAGCCTGCTGGGGCCGATCCTCGCGGTGCAGGTGGGCATGGGCGAGAGCATTCTGATCCTTGCCTTCGTCGTCATCGTGATCGGCGGCATCGGCTCGATACGCGGCGCGCTGGTCGGCGCGCTACTAGTCGGTGTCGTCGATACCCTGAGCCGCACCCTGCTGCCGCTTTCGCTGAAGATGGTGATGCCGGCCGATATCGCATCCGATCTTGGTCCTGCCCTTGCCTCCATCCTGATCTACGTGCTGATGGCGGCCGTCCTGTTCTTCAAACCGCAGGGCCTGTTCCCTGCCCGCGGTTGA
- a CDS encoding PRC-barrel domain-containing protein yields MSYLDRDVYGMYRKTGAGPGPALMGAGTLTGEDVYNEQEEKLGDIKEFMLDMSSGEVAYAVLSFGGILGIGEKLFAVPFNALKLDTTNKRFVLNVDKDRLKNAPGFDKDDWPDMADTSWASGIRSFYGASGTGDSMIH; encoded by the coding sequence ATGAGTTATCTCGATCGCGATGTCTATGGTATGTACCGGAAAACCGGCGCGGGTCCTGGCCCTGCATTGATGGGAGCAGGCACGCTGACCGGCGAAGACGTCTATAACGAGCAGGAAGAAAAGCTGGGTGACATCAAGGAGTTCATGCTGGACATGAGTAGTGGCGAAGTGGCTTATGCCGTATTGTCGTTCGGCGGCATCCTGGGCATCGGCGAAAAGCTGTTCGCCGTCCCATTCAATGCTTTAAAGCTTGATACAACCAACAAGCGCTTCGTGCTCAATGTTGACAAGGACCGCCTCAAGAATGCGCCGGGCTTTGACAAAGATGATTGGCCGGACATGGCTGATACGTCTTGGGCCAGCGGCATTCGGTCGTTCTACGGTGCAAGTGGAACGGGCGATTCAATGATCCATTAA
- a CDS encoding ABC transporter ATP-binding protein, whose protein sequence is MTQAILELRDLVKRYGGLVATDHVNLAIHAGEIHAIIGPNGAGKTTLIHQISGALAPDSGSIKFAGKEVTRRTMHERVAAGLVRSYQITNIFRNISVLDNLALAVQAKNGSSMRFWRAAISESALFEEARAIAERVGLGAQVTAIAGNLAHGEQRKLEVGLALATAPRLLLLDEPMAGLAHEESASFIPLIESLVPSHAVLLIEHDMDAVFRVAHRISVLVAGRIIASGTPDEIRGNEEVRKAYLGDEVTA, encoded by the coding sequence ATGACGCAAGCCATTCTCGAATTGCGTGATCTGGTTAAACGCTACGGCGGCCTGGTGGCAACCGATCATGTGAACCTGGCAATTCACGCCGGCGAAATCCACGCCATCATCGGCCCCAACGGCGCAGGAAAGACGACGCTGATTCATCAGATATCGGGCGCGCTCGCACCGGACAGCGGCAGCATCAAATTCGCAGGAAAAGAGGTGACGCGGCGCACGATGCACGAACGCGTCGCCGCCGGCCTCGTCCGCTCCTATCAGATAACGAATATCTTCAGGAACATCTCCGTGCTCGACAATCTCGCGCTCGCGGTGCAGGCCAAAAATGGCAGCAGCATGCGATTCTGGCGCGCGGCAATTTCCGAAAGCGCATTGTTCGAGGAGGCGCGCGCGATCGCGGAGCGTGTCGGCCTCGGTGCGCAGGTCACTGCCATCGCCGGCAATCTGGCGCATGGCGAACAGCGCAAGCTCGAGGTCGGATTGGCGCTGGCAACGGCACCCAGACTGTTGCTGCTGGACGAACCGATGGCCGGGCTGGCACATGAGGAATCGGCGAGCTTCATACCGCTCATCGAAAGCCTCGTGCCATCGCATGCGGTGCTGCTGATCGAGCACGACATGGACGCGGTGTTCCGCGTCGCGCATCGCATCTCGGTACTGGTGGCTGGACGCATCATTGCCTCCGGCACGCCGGACGAGATTCGCGGCAACGAGGAAGTCAGGAAGGCCTACCTGGGCGATGAGGTGACAGCATGA
- a CDS encoding helix-turn-helix transcriptional regulator: MESYKLLALVQSGHAIETLEEFKAWVSGPLKDYFPHDMMLCAQGHMMSDEIHIKHLIAINYPEHFVSHLAKSMTLSVKDRIVLQRWLLESRAQIVDTPDAISKLSKLEQAEFAMLGRTNMAVYGCIDITGQAGSYFSFSNIPGSLTESHRCQLELIVPYLHQLLIRIHHQQRKKSDLPRSASIRLTERETQILQLMAAGMSNRAIAEMLSRSELTIQNHVHAILKKMGVPNRAAAVGAIPSISEISAPYS; encoded by the coding sequence ATGGAAAGTTACAAGTTGTTAGCCTTGGTACAAAGCGGTCACGCAATCGAGACATTGGAAGAATTCAAGGCGTGGGTCAGCGGCCCCCTAAAGGATTATTTTCCGCATGACATGATGCTATGCGCACAGGGCCACATGATGTCTGACGAGATCCACATCAAGCATCTGATCGCGATCAACTATCCGGAGCATTTCGTTTCCCATCTGGCCAAGAGCATGACCTTGAGCGTGAAGGACCGCATCGTCCTTCAACGATGGCTGCTCGAATCGAGAGCGCAAATCGTCGACACGCCGGACGCAATCAGCAAATTATCGAAACTGGAGCAGGCGGAGTTTGCGATGCTCGGCCGCACCAACATGGCGGTATACGGATGCATCGATATCACGGGCCAGGCCGGGAGCTATTTCTCCTTTTCGAACATTCCGGGCTCGCTGACCGAATCACACCGCTGCCAGCTTGAATTGATCGTGCCCTACCTGCACCAGCTCCTGATTCGCATCCACCATCAGCAGCGAAAAAAATCGGACCTGCCCAGGAGCGCGTCGATCAGGCTGACAGAAAGGGAAACCCAGATCCTGCAGCTGATGGCAGCGGGCATGTCGAATCGCGCGATCGCCGAAATGCTGTCGCGCAGCGAATTGACGATACAAAACCATGTCCATGCGATCCTGAAAAAAATGGGCGTCCCCAATCGCGCCGCCGCGGTCGGGGCGATCCCGAGCATCAGCGAAATCAGCGCGCCATACTCTTGA
- a CDS encoding ABC transporter ATP-binding protein — MSAILRVENIETAYGESQVLFGVSFEIEAGKVATLLGRNGMGKTTTVRSILGLNRIKAGRIFFNGVQIDRLTADQVARMGVAIVPEGRQIFPNLSVKENLIAFAANRCASKQPWTLDRVYALFPRLQERAHNMGNQLSGGEQQMLAIGRALMTNPHLLILDEATEGLAPLVREEIWRCLAELRAMGQTTLIIDKYVQRLIELADQHTVIERGKLVWSGDSEALRQAPDIWHRYIGV; from the coding sequence ATGAGCGCAATTCTGCGCGTGGAAAACATCGAGACAGCCTACGGCGAGAGTCAGGTGCTGTTCGGCGTCAGTTTCGAGATCGAAGCGGGCAAGGTAGCCACCCTGCTCGGCCGCAACGGCATGGGCAAGACCACCACCGTGCGCTCCATCCTCGGCCTCAATCGCATCAAGGCAGGTCGCATCTTTTTCAATGGCGTGCAGATCGACCGGCTGACAGCTGATCAGGTGGCGCGGATGGGCGTGGCAATCGTGCCGGAGGGTCGGCAGATATTTCCCAATCTGAGCGTCAAGGAGAACCTCATTGCGTTCGCCGCCAATCGCTGCGCGTCGAAACAGCCATGGACGCTCGACAGGGTCTATGCGCTCTTCCCCCGCCTGCAGGAACGTGCACACAACATGGGGAATCAGCTATCGGGCGGCGAGCAGCAGATGCTGGCGATCGGCCGCGCGTTGATGACCAATCCGCATTTGCTGATACTGGATGAAGCGACTGAAGGACTTGCGCCGCTGGTGCGCGAAGAAATCTGGCGCTGCCTGGCAGAACTGCGCGCGATGGGACAAACGACATTGATCATCGACAAGTACGTGCAACGCCTGATCGAACTCGCGGACCAGCATACCGTGATCGAGCGCGGCAAGCTTGTCTGGTCGGGTGATTCCGAAGCGCTGCGCCAGGCGCCCGATATCTGGCATCGCTACATCGGCGTGTGA
- a CDS encoding helix-turn-helix domain-containing protein — translation MPQVQGVPIYKLYGEDEQWLMPEMMHCETIAARSKLHDWQIKPHQHHGLFQLLYLRDGTARIRLDEREENMGAGEVLAVPQMCIHGFHFAHNAGGHVVTVAYPLLEKISRQLGDRVAALGMPRMHRLDGDEESEQVRLAFSLIDSEYKRNAPYRNLLIESLLGTILIWMLRRLPAVHADQPRTTGKGDRHFAAFCQLVEEGYARHHPVAGYAEKIGITAAHLNVLCRNAANQSALDIIHERVLLEAKRNLVYTAMTISEVSDALGFSDPAYFTRFFKRQTGMSPKDFRAQAKTLFEQGT, via the coding sequence ATGCCGCAGGTTCAAGGAGTCCCGATCTACAAGCTGTACGGCGAGGACGAGCAATGGCTGATGCCGGAAATGATGCACTGCGAAACGATCGCCGCGCGCAGCAAATTGCACGATTGGCAGATCAAGCCGCACCAGCACCACGGCCTCTTCCAGCTGCTGTACCTGCGCGACGGCACCGCCCGCATCAGGCTGGACGAGCGCGAGGAAAACATGGGCGCTGGAGAAGTTCTTGCAGTGCCGCAAATGTGCATTCACGGCTTCCACTTTGCCCACAATGCAGGCGGGCATGTCGTGACGGTGGCCTATCCCTTGCTGGAGAAGATCAGCCGCCAGCTCGGCGACCGCGTGGCGGCCCTCGGCATGCCGCGCATGCATCGGCTCGACGGCGACGAGGAAAGCGAGCAGGTCAGGCTTGCCTTCAGCCTGATCGACAGCGAGTACAAACGCAATGCGCCATATCGCAATCTGCTGATCGAGTCGCTGCTTGGCACGATCCTGATCTGGATGCTGAGACGTTTGCCGGCGGTCCATGCCGATCAGCCGCGCACGACGGGCAAGGGCGACCGGCACTTCGCGGCATTCTGTCAGCTGGTGGAGGAGGGGTATGCCAGGCACCATCCGGTTGCCGGCTATGCGGAAAAAATCGGCATTACCGCCGCGCATCTGAACGTGCTGTGCCGCAATGCGGCGAACCAGTCCGCGCTGGACATCATCCACGAGCGCGTGCTGCTGGAGGCCAAGCGGAATCTGGTCTACACGGCGATGACGATCAGCGAGGTGTCCGATGCGCTGGGGTTTTCCGATCCGGCCTACTTTACGCGATTCTTCAAGCGGCAGACCGGCATGTCGCCGAAGGATTTCCGGGCGCAGGCAAAGACCTTGTTCGAGCAGGGGACGTAG
- the pobA gene encoding 4-hydroxybenzoate 3-monooxygenase codes for MKTQVAIIGAGPSGLLLSQLLHLQGIDTVLLEAKSPDYVLGRIRAGVLEQGTVELIREAKANERMDRIGHVHDGFSLSFNGKQERIDLKGLTGGKTVMVYGQTEVTRDLMNARAAEGAVSIYEAKDVQLHDFYSDKPRVTFVKDGETIELECDYIAGCDGFHGVSRQSVPKDAIKTFERVYPFGWLGILSETPPVSHELIYANHERGFALCSMRSDVLSRYYVQCPIEDKVESWSDERFWDELKARLPDDAAASLVTGPSIEKSIAPLRSFVAEPMKFGRLFLVGDAAHIVPPTGAKGLNLAASDVHNLYHVLRKAYHDGRTDLLDQYSELCLRRIWKAERFSWWMTSVLHKFSDDAFTQRIQLAELDYYTSSVAGRTTIAENYVGLPYERIE; via the coding sequence ATGAAAACCCAGGTCGCCATCATCGGTGCCGGTCCGTCCGGCCTTCTGCTGTCCCAGCTCTTGCATCTGCAGGGCATCGACACCGTTCTGCTCGAGGCGAAATCCCCCGACTACGTGCTCGGTCGCATCCGCGCCGGCGTGCTGGAGCAAGGCACGGTCGAGCTTATCCGCGAAGCGAAGGCGAACGAGCGCATGGATCGCATCGGCCATGTGCATGATGGTTTCTCGCTGTCATTCAACGGCAAGCAGGAACGCATCGATCTGAAGGGACTCACCGGCGGCAAGACGGTGATGGTCTACGGCCAGACCGAGGTCACGCGCGACCTGATGAATGCGCGCGCCGCCGAAGGTGCCGTCAGCATCTATGAAGCGAAGGATGTGCAGCTGCATGATTTCTATTCTGACAAGCCGCGCGTCACTTTCGTCAAGGATGGCGAAACGATCGAGCTGGAGTGCGACTACATCGCTGGCTGCGACGGCTTCCACGGCGTGTCGCGCCAATCCGTGCCGAAGGATGCCATCAAGACCTTCGAACGCGTCTACCCCTTCGGCTGGCTCGGCATCCTGTCGGAAACGCCGCCGGTCTCGCATGAGCTGATCTATGCCAATCATGAACGCGGCTTTGCGCTGTGCAGCATGCGTTCCGATGTGTTGAGCCGCTACTACGTGCAATGCCCGATCGAGGACAAGGTCGAGTCGTGGTCCGACGAGCGCTTCTGGGACGAGCTGAAGGCGCGCCTGCCGGACGACGCCGCTGCCTCGCTCGTCACCGGCCCCTCGATTGAAAAGAGCATTGCCCCCTTGCGCAGCTTCGTCGCGGAGCCGATGAAATTCGGCCGCCTGTTCCTGGTCGGCGACGCCGCGCATATCGTGCCGCCGACCGGCGCGAAGGGCTTGAACCTCGCCGCCAGCGATGTGCACAACCTGTACCATGTGCTGCGCAAGGCCTACCACGACGGGCGCACCGACCTGCTCGACCAGTATTCCGAACTCTGCCTGCGCCGCATCTGGAAGGCCGAGCGCTTCTCGTGGTGGATGACTTCCGTGCTGCACAAGTTTTCCGACGACGCCTTCACTCAGCGTATCCAGCTCGCGGAGCTGGATTACTATACGAGCTCGGTGGCAGGACGCACGACGATCGCGGAGAATTACGTGGGCCTGCCTTACGAGCGGATCGAATAG
- a CDS encoding fumarate hydratase gives MTIIKQEDLIESVAAALQYISYYHPVDYIQHLARAYETEQSPAAKDAIAQILTNSRMCAEGRRPICQDTGIVNVFLKIGMDVRFEGFKGSITDAVNEGVRRGYNHPDNVLRASVVADPQFDRKNTKDNTPAVVHMELVPGNTLDVQVAAKGGGSENKSKFVMLNPSDSIVDWVLKTVPTMGAGWCPPGMLGIGIGGTAEKAMLMAKEVLMEDINMYELKKRGPQNKTEELRIELHDKINALGIGAQGLGGLTTVLDVKIMMHPTHAASKPVAMIPNCAATRHAHFVLDGSGPTYIEPPSLSEWPNVHWLPDTEKSKRIDLDTLTKEEVASWKPGQTLLLNGKMLTGRDAAHKRIHDMLAKGEKLPVDFTNRVIYYVGPVDPVRDEAVGPAGPTTATRMDKFTDMMLEQTGLISMIGKAERGPVAIESIKKHQSAYLMAVGGAAYLVSKAIKNAKVVGFADLGMEAIYEFDVKDMPVTVAVDSTGTSVHNTGPKEWQERIAGSIGKIPVTTA, from the coding sequence ATGACCATCATCAAGCAAGAAGACCTCATCGAATCCGTCGCCGCCGCGCTGCAGTACATCAGCTACTACCATCCGGTCGATTACATTCAGCATCTGGCGCGCGCCTATGAAACGGAACAAAGCCCGGCGGCGAAAGATGCCATCGCGCAAATCCTGACCAACTCGCGCATGTGCGCAGAAGGTCGCCGCCCGATCTGCCAGGACACCGGTATCGTCAACGTCTTCCTGAAGATCGGCATGGACGTGCGCTTCGAAGGCTTCAAGGGTTCCATCACCGACGCCGTCAACGAAGGCGTGCGCCGCGGCTACAACCATCCCGACAACGTGCTGCGCGCATCGGTGGTTGCCGACCCGCAGTTCGACCGCAAGAACACCAAGGACAATACGCCGGCCGTCGTGCACATGGAACTGGTGCCCGGCAACACCCTCGACGTGCAGGTCGCGGCCAAGGGCGGCGGCTCCGAGAACAAGTCCAAGTTCGTCATGCTCAACCCCTCCGACTCCATCGTTGACTGGGTATTGAAAACCGTGCCGACGATGGGTGCCGGCTGGTGCCCGCCGGGCATGCTCGGCATCGGCATCGGCGGCACCGCCGAGAAGGCGATGCTGATGGCGAAGGAAGTGTTGATGGAAGACATCAACATGTACGAATTGAAGAAGCGCGGTCCGCAGAACAAGACCGAGGAACTGCGCATCGAGTTGCATGACAAGATCAATGCGCTCGGCATCGGCGCACAAGGTCTGGGCGGCCTCACCACCGTGCTGGATGTGAAAATCATGATGCATCCGACGCACGCCGCCTCCAAGCCGGTTGCAATGATCCCGAACTGTGCGGCGACGCGCCACGCGCATTTCGTGCTCGACGGCTCCGGCCCGACCTACATCGAACCGCCGTCATTGTCGGAGTGGCCAAACGTGCACTGGCTGCCGGACACCGAAAAATCGAAGCGCATCGACCTCGACACATTGACGAAGGAAGAAGTCGCCTCGTGGAAACCGGGCCAGACCCTGCTCCTGAACGGCAAGATGCTGACCGGCCGCGATGCCGCGCACAAGCGCATCCACGACATGCTGGCCAAGGGCGAAAAACTGCCGGTCGACTTCACCAACCGCGTGATCTACTACGTCGGCCCGGTCGATCCGGTGCGCGACGAAGCCGTCGGTCCGGCGGGCCCGACGACCGCGACCCGCATGGACAAGTTCACCGACATGATGCTCGAACAGACCGGTCTGATCTCCATGATCGGCAAGGCCGAGCGCGGCCCGGTGGCGATCGAATCGATCAAGAAGCACCAGTCGGCCTACCTGATGGCAGTCGGCGGCGCGGCCTACCTCGTGTCGAAGGCAATCAAGAACGCCAAGGTGGTCGGTTTCGCCGACCTCGGCATGGAAGCGATCTACGAGTTCGACGTCAAGGACATGCCGGTCACCGTTGCCGTCGATTCCACCGGCACCTCGGTACACAACACGGGCCCGAAGGAATGGCAGGAACGCATCGCCGGCAGCATCGGCAAGATTCCGGTCACGACCGCGTGA
- the murI gene encoding glutamate racemase, with translation MGLFEQQQTPMETDAAIGVFDSGIGGLSVLRHIHAALPREHLLYFADSGFAPYGDKPEDVVAARTMAVAAFLMQFRIKALVVACNTATAATIKALREIYPALPLIGVEPGLKPAAALTATRTVGVLATEGTLASAKFKLLREQIAAATDVRFLAQPCIGLADQVELGELRSARTAALIRRYIEPLLEQGADTLVLGCTHYPFVQPLIEDVLGRISTWPVTIVDTGEPVTRQLVRLLEQQNLRKTGETGAVVSAFTTGSETALARAFSTLLNLKPKITGIKAPA, from the coding sequence ATGGGCTTGTTTGAGCAACAACAAACGCCGATGGAGACGGATGCCGCCATCGGCGTTTTTGATTCCGGCATCGGCGGACTCTCGGTGCTGCGCCATATCCATGCCGCCCTGCCGCGGGAACATCTGCTGTACTTCGCGGATTCCGGCTTCGCGCCCTACGGCGACAAGCCGGAAGACGTGGTTGCGGCCCGCACAATGGCAGTTGCCGCCTTCCTGATGCAGTTCCGGATCAAGGCGCTGGTGGTTGCCTGCAACACCGCGACCGCCGCAACGATCAAGGCATTGCGCGAGATCTACCCAGCCCTGCCGCTGATTGGTGTCGAACCTGGGCTGAAGCCGGCAGCCGCATTGACTGCAACGCGGACCGTAGGCGTGCTTGCCACCGAAGGAACACTCGCCAGCGCGAAATTCAAGCTTCTGCGCGAGCAGATCGCCGCCGCAACGGACGTGCGCTTTCTTGCTCAGCCCTGCATCGGCCTTGCGGACCAGGTCGAGCTGGGGGAACTGCGTTCCGCCAGGACGGCGGCGCTGATACGGCGCTACATCGAACCGCTGCTGGAACAAGGCGCGGATACGCTGGTGCTTGGCTGCACGCACTATCCGTTTGTGCAGCCACTGATCGAAGATGTGCTCGGACGCATTTCCACTTGGCCAGTCACGATCGTCGACACGGGCGAACCGGTCACGCGCCAGCTTGTGCGATTGCTGGAGCAGCAGAATTTGAGGAAAACCGGCGAAACCGGCGCAGTCGTTTCCGCCTTCACGACCGGCAGTGAAACAGCGCTTGCCCGCGCATTTTCCACCCTGCTGAATCTGAAGCCGAAAATCACTGGCATCAAGGCTCCGGCGTGA